Proteins encoded in a region of the Desulfovermiculus halophilus DSM 18834 genome:
- a CDS encoding type II toxin-antitoxin system HicA family toxin codes for MDKDQKLYEYILLKKGDANISFTELCRLLRRLGFDERIRGDHHIFTREGVEEILNLQPKGAKVKSYQVRQVRYVILRYDLQVGEQ; via the coding sequence ATGGACAAAGATCAGAAACTCTATGAGTACATCCTGTTGAAAAAAGGGGATGCCAATATCTCCTTTACCGAGCTATGCCGCCTCTTGAGGCGTCTTGGGTTTGATGAAAGAATACGGGGTGATCATCATATTTTTACCCGGGAGGGCGTGGAGGAAATCTTAAACCTCCAGCCTAAAGGAGCGAAAGTAAAATCTTACCAAGTGCGGCAAGTAAGATATGTTATTTTGAGGTATGACCTTCAAGTTGGAGAACAATAA
- a CDS encoding type II toxin-antitoxin system HicB family antitoxin has product MDNKYEMIIYWSQEDEAFLVEVPELPGCMADGQSYEEAVANAQVVIEEWIETARELGRPIPEPRGRLMYA; this is encoded by the coding sequence ATGGATAACAAATACGAAATGATCATCTACTGGAGTCAGGAGGACGAAGCCTTTTTGGTTGAGGTTCCGGAGCTTCCAGGGTGCATGGCTGATGGGCAATCCTATGAAGAAGCTGTGGCTAATGCTCAGGTGGTCATTGAAGAATGGATAGAAACAGCCCGGGAGCTTGGCCGACCTATCCCTGAGCCCAGGGGACGGCTCATGTATGCGTGA